In the genome of Drosophila yakuba strain Tai18E2 chromosome 3R, Prin_Dyak_Tai18E2_2.1, whole genome shotgun sequence, one region contains:
- the LOC6537516 gene encoding ras-related protein Rab-23, giving the protein MRLIQTATGGAAASVLQTHSQSQYNYTSMREDDIELAIKVVIVGNGGVGKSSMIQRYCKGIFTKDYKKTIGVDFLERQIEIDGEDVRIMLWDTAGQEEFDCITKAYYRGAQASVLVFSTTDRASFDAIKEWKRKVENECNEIPTVIVQNKIDLIEQAVVTADEVETLAKLLNCRLIRTSVKEDINVASVFRYLATKCHQIMTQSYDQAAGNQQNSSHPSYSSTPTISAFSPTFTKSSSGTIVLRPAKKGHGSSVSRKRKIVLKKCGIL; this is encoded by the exons ATGCGTCTAATCCAAACGGCAACCGGCGGTGCTGCTGCGTCCGTTCTGCAGACCCACTCCCAGTCGCAGTACAACTACACCAGCATGCGTGAAGATGATATCGAGCTGGCCATTAAAGTG GTCATTGTTGGAAACGGTGGCGTTGGCAAATCGTCAATGATACAGCGGTATTGCAAAGGCATTTTCACAAAAGACTACAAGAAGACGATTGGAGTGGACTTCCTAGAGCGACAGATAGAGATCGACGGCGAGGATGTGCGCATCATGTTGTGGGACACCGCCGGCCAGGAAGAGTTTGACTGCATCACAAAGGCGTACTACCGCGGCGCCCAGGCTTCCGTCCTGGTCTTCTCGACGACGGATCGGGCATCTTTTGACGCGATCAAGGAATGGAAGCGCAAGGTGGAAAACGAGTGCAACGAGATACCCACGGTGATCGTGCAGAATAAGATCGATCTTATAGAACAGGCGGTGGTCACGGCCGACGAGGTGGAGACGCTGGCCAAGCTGCTCAACTGCCGGCTCATTCGCACCTCCGTCAAGGAGGACATTAACGTGGCGTCCGTATTTCGCTACTTGGCCACCAAGTGCCATCAGATTATGACCCAGAGCTACGACCAGGCGGCAGGTAACCAGCAAAACTCCAGCCATCCGTCCTACAGTAGCACGCCCACGATCAGCGCCTTCAGCCCGACCTTCACAAAGTCCAGCAGCGGTACCATTGTCCTTCGTCCAGCAAAGAAGGGCCATGGCTCCAGCGTATCCCGGAAGCGAAAGATAGTGCTCAAGAAGTGCGGAATATTGTGA